A single region of the Drosophila takahashii strain IR98-3 E-12201 chromosome 2R, DtakHiC1v2, whole genome shotgun sequence genome encodes:
- the LOC108061562 gene encoding probable multidrug resistance-associated protein lethal(2)03659 isoform X3, whose amino-acid sequence MSSMIYRKALRLSQSALGDTTSGHVVNLLCNDIPHLDNHVYTGHYLWVGPIQVLLITYLMYQKIGIAAVFGMIFMLILIPLQMYLGTITSMLHLKAAGRTDNRIHLVNEIISGIRVLKMNAWEQPFEKMVAKARQKEMNSIRHEQYISGFRFACRIIVSRVAIFLSLVGYVILGQFLTPEVAFLITAYYNVLIAAMSIYFPVAVIQTAQILASLKRVKKFLQSEEVKNNPKETVDEENPITNVQPNPAISITRLKAKWDPKSPEYTLCGVNLQIQPGSIVAIMGPTGSGKSSLIQAILGELKAECGKIKVNGSVSYASQEPWLFSGTVRQNILFGQPMDHQRYAEVVRNCALERDFELLPLKDKTVVGERGSSLSGGQRARVSLARAVYRKASIYLLGDPLSAVDTNVASHLFEQCVCGYLGGSTVILVTHQQQVLQLVDQIVILERGQLSAVGTYQSLLKTGFDFGTILGKAEKENEDLEDKRSRLDSCSTTLKEINRNSDKSVKSIDDSCPEKINKEHQNSGHIGLEVYKKYFQAGGGLSAFFVMITCSILTQVLVSWGDYFLSYWVNKKSKATVENKIGNQKDIGSEQMDIYIFTMTIMFSVLMTSTSSILIFNMAKKASIRLHNTIFIAITRASMNFFRMNEHGRILNRFSKDMSQVDESVPDLMVDVLQTSLWLAGIIIVIAIVNPVLLVPTLILGIIFYQLRNFYLKTSMDLKRIEAISRSPVYSHLAASLTGLPTIRAFGAHRFLEEQFDNFQDLHSSARYMSISTSKAFGYWMECLCVTYIAIVTLSFFVFPPENGAQVGLAITQAMGLMGLVQWGVRQSAELENTMTAVERVVEYESIEPEGALEAPADRKPPKSWPERGEIVFDKLSLRYTPDPKTENVLKSLSFVIRPREKVGIVGRTGAGKSSLINALFRLSYSDGSVLIDSRDTSEMGLHDLRSQISIIPQEPVLFSGTMRYNLDPFDEHSDEKLWSCLEEVNLKDLVADLPSGLQSKINEGGTNFSVGQRQLVCLARAILRDNRILVMDEATANVDPQTDGLIQNTIRRKFRECTVLTIAHRLHTIMDSDKVMVMDAGRVVEFGTPHELLTVADSKVFHDMVKQTGQATYESLLKIAQQAFENTQNPSPSPRDSAISLSM is encoded by the exons ATGAGCAGCATGATCTACCGGAAGGCCCTACGTTTGAGCCAAAGTGCACTGGGCGACACGACGTCCGGCCATGTGGTTAATCTACTTTGCAACGACATTCCTCACTTGGACAATCATGTCTACACCGGCCACTATCTGTGGGTGGGTCCCATTCAAGTGCTGCTAATCACTTACCTGATGTACCAGAAG ATTGGAATCGCTGCAGTGTTCGGAATGATCTTTATGCTGATCCTCATACCCCTGCAGATGTATCTGGGTACAATAACCTCTATGCTGCATCTAAAAGCTGCCGGACGAACGGACAACCGGATTCATTTGGTGAATGAAATCATCTCCGGCATCCGGGTGCTCAAGATGAACGCCTGGGAACAGCCCTTCGAAAAGATGGTGGCCAAGGCGCGTCAGAAGGAGATGAACTCCATTCGCCATGAACAGTACATAAGTGGCTTTCGCTTTGCCTGCCGAATCATCGTCTCACGGGTGGCCATCTTCCTCAGTTTGGTGGGTTACGTGATCTTGGGACAGTTTCTCACGCCCGAAGTGGCCTTTCTGATTACCGCCTACTACAACGTACTGATAGCCGCCATGTCCATATATTTTCCTGTTGCTGTCATCCAGACGGCTCAAATCTTGGCTTCACTTAAGCGTGTTAAGAAGTTCTTGCAATCCGAGGAGGTGAAAAACAATCCAAAAGAGACAGTAGATGAGGAAAATCCCATTACCAACGTTCAACCAAACCCTGCGATCTCCATTACCAGACTCAAGGCCAAATGGGATCCCAAATCTCCTGAATACACACTTTGTGGGGTAAATCTGCAAATTCAACCTGGGAGCATTGTGGCCATAATGGGACCCACTGGATCGGGCAAATCCAGTCTTATCCAAGCCATTCTCGGCGAACTTAAGGCAGAGTGTGGTAAGATAAAGGTGAATGGCTCAGTGTCTTATGCCTCCCAGGAGCCCTGGCTTTTCTCCGGCACCGTTCGCCAGAACATTCTATTTGGCCAGCCCATGGATCACCAGCGGTACGCAGAGGTGGTGAGGAACTGTGCCCTGGAGCGGGACTTCGAGCTGCTTCCGCTCAAGGATAAGACGGTAGTTGGGGAACGCGGCTCTTCGTTGTCGGGTGGCCAGAGGGCCAGGGTCAGTTTGGCGAGGGCTGTGTACCGGAAGGCCTCCATCTATCTACTGGGTGATCCACTGAGCGCGGTGGACACCAATGTGGCCAGTCATCTCTTCgagcagtgtgtgtgtggctatCTAGGGGGAAGCACCGTCATTCTGGTTACCCATCAGCAGCAGGTCTTGCAGCTGGTCGATCAGATTGTGATCTTGGAGAGGGGACAACTCAGTGCTGTGGGCACCTACCAGTCGCTTCTTAAAACGGGCTTCGACTTTGGCACCATTCTTGGCAAAGCAGAGAAGGAAAATGAGGATCTGGAGGATAAACGATCACGCTTGGATAGCTGTAGCACAAccctaaaagaaataaataggaACAGCGACAAgtctgtaaaatccattgatGATTCTTGCCCGGAGAAGATCAATAAGGAGCACCAGAATTCAGGTCACATCGGTCTGGAAGTATACAAGAAGTACTTCCAAGCAGGCGGTGGACTTTCCGCTTTCTTCGTCATGATCACTTGCTCCATCCTGACACAAGTCTTGGTTTCATGGGGCGACTACTTCCTAAGTTACTG GGTCAACAAGAAGAGCAAGGCTACTGTCGAAAACAAAATAGGTAACCAGAAGGATATTGGGTCTGAACAAATGGATATCTATATTTTCACGATGACCATAATGTTTTCCGTTTTAATGACTTCGACGTCttcgattttgatatttaatatGGCCAAGAAGGCGTCTATTCGATTGCACAACACCATATTCATTGCGATCACCCGAGCCTCTATGAATTTTTTCAGAATGAACGAACATGGAAGGATTCTGAATCGGTTTTCAAAGGATATGAGCCAAGTGGACGAATCAGTGCCTGACTTGATGGTCGATGTGCTACAGACATCCCTTTGGCTGGCTGGAATTATAATCGTTATAGCCATCGTCAATCCCGTGTTGTTGGTTCCAACTTTAATATTGGGGATCATTTTCTATCAGCTGCGCAATTTCTATCTGAAAACTTCGATGGATTTAAAGCGCATTGAAGCTATAA GTCGGTCCCCAGTTTATTCGCATTTGGCTGCCTCGCTGACCGGTTTGCCCACCATCCGCGCCTTCGGAGCGCATCGTTTCCTGGAGGAGCAGTTCGACAACTTCCAAGATCTGCATAGTTCTGCACGATATATGTCGATTAGTACCTCGAAGGCCTTTGGTTATTGGATGGAATGCTTATGTGTGACCTACATTGCGATCGTAACACTCAGCTTCTTTGTCTTCCCTCCAGAAAACGGAGCTCAAGTGGGTTTGGCCATAACACAG gCCATGGGACTGATGGGTCTGGTGCAATGGGGAGTGCGTCAATCCGCCGAGCTGGAAAACACAATGACAGCGGTGGAACGAGTGGTGGAGTATGAGAGCATTGAGCCAGAAGGAGCTTTAGAAGCCCCGGCTGATAGGAAGCCACCCAAATCCTGGCCAGAGCGAGGGGAAATAGTGTTCGATAAGCTGAGTCTACGCTACACGCCAGATCCAAAGACGGAGAATGTGCTCAAGTCACTGAGTTTCGTCATCAGACCCAGGGAAAAAGTGGGCATCGTGGGACGCACTGGAGCGGGCAAATCCTCGCTGATCAACGCCCTCTTCCGACTGTCCTACAGCGATGGATCCGTGCTCATAGACTCGAGGGACACAAGTGAGATGGGTCTGCACGACCTGCGCAGCCAGATCTCCATTATTCCCCAGGAACCCGTTCTCTTCTCCGGCACAATGCGGTACAACTTGGATCCCTTCGACGAGCACAGCGATGAGAAGCTGTGGAGCTGCCTGGAGGAGGTGAACCTCAAGGATCTGGTGGCAGATCTCCCCAGTGGCCTGCAGAGCAAAATCAACGAGGGCGGAACCAACTTCAGTGTGGGGCAGCGCCAGCTGGTCTGCTTGGCACGGGCCATTCTGCGGGACAACCGAATCCTCGTCATGGACGAGGCCACGGCCAACGTGGATCCCCAGACGGATGGCCTCATCCAGAACACCATTCGGAGGAAGTTCAGGGAGTGCACGGTGCTGACGATAGCCCATCGCTTGCACACCATCATGGACTCCGACAAAGTGATGGTCATGGATGCCGGCAGAGTGGTGGAGTTCGGGACGCCCCATGAGCTGCTGACAGTGGCGGACTCTAAGGTGTTCCATGACATGGTCAAGCAGACGGGTCAGGCCACCTATGAAAGTCTGCTGAAAATCGCACAACAG gcATTTGAGAACACCCAGAATCCAAGCCCTTCCCCACGAGACTCGGCTATTAGTCTaagcatgtaa